In Anaerolineales bacterium, the following proteins share a genomic window:
- a CDS encoding beta-ketoacyl synthase N-terminal-like domain-containing protein codes for MTKTPNPDLSPVKRALQEVLEMRARLEAMEHASHEPIAVIGMACRYPGRVNTVDDFWRLLSNGADAITEVPGDRWDNDSFYDPDPDAAGKMITRWGGFLEQIDRFDAQFFGLSPREAEGLDPQHRLLLECAWEALEAASQAPDRLTGSKVGVFLGIASLDYYQIMAGQDHRLRDVYFAQGTTHSVAAGRISYFLGLQGPAVSIDTACSSSLVAVHLAAQSLRSGESRMALVGGVNVILLPDLHISFSKAGMLSADGRCKTFDARADGYVRSEGCGMVVLKRLSDALADNDTILAVIRGTGVNQDGRSNGLTAPNGLAQEAVIRAALDNGGVDASAVSYVEAHGTGTSLGDPIEVQALGAVYGSGRPTDRRLKIGSVKTNLGHLEAAAGIAALMKSVLIMQHKQIPPSLHFETPNPYIPWQELPIDVTTQLTDLPASKDGYFVGVSSFGFSGTNSHVVLEAAPELPSKTADMQRPLHLLKISAKDKTALKNLAGQFVGFLSESQASLADISFAANAGRADLPQRIALVASSSEQAREKLRAFVDDPNTEEVFCGAVFDTAAPEIAFLFTGHGSQYVHMGEELFKTQPAFRAALQECEELLKFHLDVPLTEILFPTDGVQRLDTMMYGQPALFAIEYALAQMWMSWGIRPTTVLGHSVGEYVAACIAGVFSLADGLKLVSARGRLMDSLPASGEMLAVFASEAVVQDTIATCGEAVSIAALNGPTNIVVSGSSEAIASLLGKFEDLGIQTRRLAVSQAAHSHFLDPILDEFESVAETIEYARPRLGFVSCLSGSFANGDEVTHAGYWRRHLRQPVRFADGMHALFTEGYHHFIEIGPHPVLSGMAQRLEQADGRSFIPSLRSGWQDWQQVLESAAILYTQGISLDWKAFDHHYARKPVSIPTYPWSRQRYWVEGQTSQLLASPQRSVWQASIEAADYEANRGPLDLAIESHSARWDTLDRLAVAYIVHALRELGFFTKSGDSFSAEAILAQAAINPVYLGLMKRWLNVLSESGLLVRNDSDVYVAQQPLPESDSHRLLQEAQALYKDERYLPDYLERCGQALVNILKGADSPLDTLFPGGSYETADYLYHNSSIARYFNGIARAIVGAGVVGQTTSGPLRILEVGAGTGGTTAALLPILPAERTVYAFTDLSEYFFKQAEEKFKEYAFLQFGILDMEKSPEEQGYDKHSFHLVVGANIFHATRNLDEALQHARSLLAPGGMLLLYETTEQQTWFETSISLIEGWSRFEDKWRRDIPLLSTEQWHEALLANGFVAVVSWPGPGMPTEILEARIILAQAPLDIPIDRQNSTRGSSQHTGRVSQPEESLDDGIIAFLERLNKATSEERELLLIDYVRSAVMRVTRCDPSNPPDRRQRLMEFGVDSLMAVDLRNRLTKGLGLSQPLPATLIFDYPTIETLARYLENRLFKANASTVRVTEKPDPMLARQAEIESLSEEDVEALLLNKLKDVSNDD; via the coding sequence ATGACCAAGACACCGAATCCTGATCTATCTCCTGTCAAGCGGGCATTGCAGGAAGTCCTTGAGATGCGCGCCCGCCTCGAAGCGATGGAACATGCGAGTCATGAGCCGATCGCCGTCATCGGCATGGCGTGCCGCTACCCAGGTCGGGTCAACACTGTAGATGATTTCTGGCGGCTATTGAGTAACGGTGCGGATGCGATTACCGAAGTTCCGGGCGACCGCTGGGATAATGACTCCTTTTACGATCCTGACCCTGACGCGGCAGGAAAGATGATCACACGTTGGGGCGGGTTCCTCGAGCAGATCGATCGGTTCGACGCGCAGTTTTTCGGTCTTTCTCCGCGCGAGGCAGAAGGTTTGGATCCCCAGCACCGCCTGTTGCTTGAATGCGCATGGGAAGCGTTGGAAGCGGCATCGCAGGCGCCCGATAGGCTGACCGGTTCAAAGGTGGGTGTCTTTCTCGGCATCGCCTCATTGGATTATTATCAGATCATGGCTGGGCAGGATCACCGACTACGTGATGTGTACTTTGCCCAGGGCACAACCCATAGCGTAGCCGCGGGTCGTATTTCCTATTTTCTGGGCTTGCAGGGTCCGGCTGTCTCGATAGATACGGCTTGTTCTTCTTCCCTGGTTGCAGTTCATCTGGCGGCGCAAAGCCTTCGTTCCGGAGAAAGCCGGATGGCGCTGGTAGGCGGAGTGAATGTTATTTTACTGCCGGACTTGCATATCAGTTTTTCAAAAGCCGGCATGTTATCTGCAGATGGTCGTTGCAAAACATTTGACGCTCGCGCGGATGGATACGTCCGTTCGGAGGGTTGTGGCATGGTTGTGCTCAAGCGTCTTTCCGATGCGTTGGCAGATAACGATACTATCCTGGCGGTCATCCGCGGTACCGGTGTGAATCAAGATGGTCGCAGCAATGGATTGACTGCGCCGAACGGACTCGCACAGGAGGCTGTGATCCGTGCGGCGCTGGACAATGGGGGGGTGGATGCCTCGGCGGTAAGCTATGTTGAAGCGCACGGTACGGGAACATCGTTGGGCGACCCCATCGAAGTGCAGGCGCTTGGCGCCGTGTATGGATCAGGACGCCCTACAGACCGACGTTTGAAGATCGGTTCTGTCAAGACAAACCTCGGGCATCTCGAAGCCGCGGCGGGCATTGCGGCGTTGATGAAGTCTGTTTTAATCATGCAACACAAACAGATTCCACCAAGCCTGCATTTCGAAACGCCGAATCCGTATATTCCGTGGCAAGAACTTCCTATAGATGTTACTACGCAGTTAACGGATTTGCCTGCCTCCAAGGATGGATACTTTGTCGGTGTGAGTTCGTTTGGGTTTAGCGGGACCAACTCGCACGTCGTGCTTGAAGCGGCGCCCGAACTCCCTTCCAAGACGGCAGACATGCAGCGTCCACTGCATCTGCTGAAGATTTCAGCCAAAGATAAAACGGCGTTGAAAAATTTGGCTGGTCAGTTCGTCGGATTTTTATCGGAAAGTCAGGCAAGCCTTGCAGATATTTCTTTTGCCGCCAATGCGGGACGCGCCGATCTGCCTCAACGGATTGCCCTGGTTGCTTCTTCCAGCGAGCAGGCGCGTGAAAAACTGCGAGCATTTGTAGATGATCCCAACACTGAGGAGGTTTTTTGCGGGGCAGTCTTTGATACGGCCGCGCCTGAAATCGCCTTTTTGTTTACGGGTCATGGCTCGCAATATGTGCATATGGGAGAGGAACTGTTTAAGACGCAACCCGCTTTCCGCGCTGCATTGCAGGAGTGCGAAGAACTTCTGAAATTCCATCTGGATGTGCCGCTGACGGAGATCCTTTTCCCGACAGATGGCGTTCAGCGGCTCGATACCATGATGTACGGTCAGCCAGCCCTCTTTGCCATTGAATATGCGTTGGCTCAGATGTGGATGTCCTGGGGGATTCGACCCACGACTGTGTTGGGACACAGCGTTGGTGAATATGTGGCGGCTTGCATCGCCGGGGTCTTTAGCCTGGCGGATGGTCTTAAATTGGTGTCGGCGCGTGGCCGCCTGATGGATTCTCTGCCGGCTTCCGGGGAAATGCTGGCTGTATTTGCAAGTGAAGCAGTGGTGCAGGATACGATTGCAACTTGTGGTGAAGCGGTTTCTATTGCCGCGTTGAATGGTCCCACAAATATTGTGGTCTCGGGCAGTAGTGAAGCGATTGCTTCTCTGCTTGGAAAATTTGAGGATTTGGGCATTCAGACGCGCCGGTTAGCAGTTTCACAGGCGGCACATTCTCACTTCCTCGACCCGATCCTGGATGAATTTGAGTCGGTAGCGGAAACGATCGAGTACGCACGACCGCGCCTGGGTTTTGTTTCCTGCTTGAGCGGATCGTTTGCGAATGGAGACGAAGTGACACACGCCGGTTACTGGCGACGACACCTGCGCCAGCCTGTCCGGTTTGCCGATGGGATGCACGCCCTCTTCACTGAAGGCTATCATCACTTCATTGAGATTGGACCTCACCCGGTTCTTTCCGGAATGGCACAGCGCCTCGAACAGGCAGATGGACGGAGTTTCATTCCGTCGCTGCGTTCGGGCTGGCAGGATTGGCAGCAGGTACTTGAAAGCGCTGCCATTTTGTACACACAGGGTATATCACTGGATTGGAAAGCCTTTGACCATCACTATGCCCGCAAGCCCGTTTCCATTCCCACCTATCCCTGGTCTCGCCAACGATATTGGGTGGAAGGGCAAACGTCACAACTGCTTGCGTCGCCCCAACGTTCCGTATGGCAGGCGTCCATTGAAGCGGCTGATTATGAAGCCAATCGTGGACCTTTGGATCTGGCGATTGAGTCGCATTCCGCTCGTTGGGATACGTTGGATCGGTTAGCAGTTGCATATATCGTGCACGCGCTCCGTGAACTGGGCTTTTTTACCAAATCTGGTGACTCTTTTTCTGCGGAAGCTATCCTTGCACAAGCGGCGATCAATCCCGTTTATCTTGGACTGATGAAGCGTTGGCTGAATGTATTGTCTGAATCGGGCTTGCTCGTTAGAAACGACTCGGATGTATATGTTGCTCAACAGCCTTTGCCGGAGAGCGATTCCCACCGCCTTCTTCAGGAGGCTCAGGCTTTATACAAGGATGAGCGTTATTTACCCGATTATCTGGAACGATGCGGGCAGGCGTTGGTTAATATTTTGAAAGGCGCCGACAGCCCTTTGGATACGCTGTTCCCCGGCGGTTCATATGAGACAGCCGATTATCTCTATCACAACTCGTCCATTGCACGTTACTTCAATGGGATCGCCCGGGCGATTGTCGGTGCGGGGGTTGTGGGGCAAACAACAAGCGGACCGCTTCGCATTTTGGAAGTCGGCGCGGGGACCGGTGGCACCACAGCGGCGCTTTTACCAATCCTTCCCGCCGAACGGACCGTGTATGCCTTCACCGATCTATCGGAATATTTCTTCAAACAAGCAGAAGAAAAATTTAAAGAATATGCCTTTCTTCAATTTGGTATTCTGGATATGGAAAAAAGCCCAGAAGAGCAGGGATACGATAAGCATAGTTTCCATCTGGTGGTGGGCGCAAATATCTTCCATGCCACCAGGAATCTCGACGAAGCATTGCAACATGCACGTTCCCTGCTTGCGCCAGGAGGAATGCTTCTTCTTTATGAGACCACAGAACAACAGACATGGTTCGAAACTTCGATCAGTCTGATCGAAGGCTGGAGCCGCTTTGAAGATAAGTGGCGCCGGGATATTCCTTTGCTTTCAACGGAGCAGTGGCATGAGGCGTTGCTAGCCAACGGATTCGTCGCGGTGGTATCCTGGCCTGGTCCGGGGATGCCGACTGAGATATTGGAGGCGCGCATCATATTGGCGCAGGCTCCCCTGGATATTCCAATCGATCGGCAGAATAGTACGCGCGGTTCGTCACAACACACAGGACGCGTCTCCCAACCGGAAGAGAGCCTGGATGATGGGATAATCGCATTTCTGGAGCGATTGAATAAAGCCACATCGGAGGAACGGGAATTGTTGTTGATTGATTATGTGAGGAGCGCGGTCATGCGTGTGACCCGCTGTGATCCATCCAATCCCCCGGACCGGCGACAGCGCCTCATGGAATTCGGTGTTGATTCGCTCATGGCAGTCGATTTGCGTAATCGTCTCACAAAAGGATTGGGCTTATCCCAGCCATTGCCAGCCACGTTAATCTTTGATTATCCAACGATCGAAACCCTTGCCAGATATTTGGAAAATAGGCTCTTCAAGGCAAATGCATCAACAGTCCGAGTAACAGAGAAACCCGACCCGATGCTGGCGCGACAAGCGGAGATCGAGTCACTGTCGGAGGAAGATGTGGAGGCGTTACTGCTCAACAAATTAAAGGATGTTTCGAATGACGACTGA